In the Topomyia yanbarensis strain Yona2022 chromosome 3, ASM3024719v1, whole genome shotgun sequence genome, one interval contains:
- the LOC131689508 gene encoding basic helix-loop-helix neural transcription factor TAP, protein MSSYCGFDETSFDDFEEYISEDSGFEKSLESNGDISFSFASRKLNFEPTIVTQVLSCEPKVPKKRGRKSLKDKALEQLSAEFNPSLGVQTSTPTKPAAANGEQKPKRKYAMGKSRITRNRSPTQVMKIKRVRRIKANDRERNRMHNLNEALERLRLTLPTFPEDTKLTKIETLRFAYNYIFSLVHVLELDEDVHLDLEKLQSLTLSGEQINKQIFDAMFINPPPHYMDPGFSCNEFYSSMHQYGITMAETQDYDHPNFSRQNYQMFRGAFDAAYNDATYKNHHLNQTYPPAGYSVGPQQNYSPAMYSMGYHTSGHLNTSLPTELNSSSSYPTAEPPSCSNVKSMSMQHSQQPGLHYGSSFYSQTPPWSDTSGYSEPIGFTGDNCKKACDTYPVQL, encoded by the coding sequence ATGTCATCCTACTGTGGATTTGATGAAACTTCTTTTGACGATTTCGAGGAATATATCTCGGAAGACAGTGGTTTTGAGAAGAGTTTGGAATCCAACGGTGATATCTCGTTCAGTTTCGCCTCACGCAAGCTGAATTTTGAGCCAACGATTGTTACACAAGTTCTGTCTTGTGAACCGAAAGTTCCTAAAAAGCGCGGACGCAAATCACTCAAAGACAAAGCTTTGGAACAACTATCGGCGGAGTTCAATCCCAGCTTGGGCGTACAGACCTCGACACCAACCAAACCTGCCGCCGCAAATGGGGAACAAAAACCGAAACGAAAGTACGCAATGGGAAAAAGTCGAATCACACGAAATCGGAGTCCTACACAAGTGATGAAGATCAAGCGCGTCCGTCGAATAAAAGCAAATGATCGAGAGCGAAATCGCATGCACAATTTGAATGAAGCTCTCGAAAGGTTACGACTAACTCTTCCGACCTTTCCCGAGGATACCAAACTAACCAAGATCGAGACATTAAGGTTCGCGTACAATTACATATTTTCACTAGTTCATGTACTGGAACTCGATGAAGATGTTCACCTAGATCTGGAAAAACTCCAAAGTCTAACTCTAAGTGGAGAGCAGATCAACAAACAAATATTCGATGCCATGTTCATTAATCCTCCACCACACTACATGGATCCAGGATTCAGTTGCAATGAATTCTACAGCAGCATGCATCAGTATGGAATCACAATGGCCGAAACCCAGGATTACGACCATCCCAACTTTTCCAGGCAAAACTATCAAATGTTCCGAGGTGCCTTCGATGCTGCCTACAATGATGCTACTTACAAAAATCACCATCTCAACCAAACATATCCTCCAGCGGGCTACTCGGTTGGTCCACAGCAAAATTATTCACCGGCGATGTACAGTATGGGCTATCATACCAGCGGACATCTTAACACATCTCTTCCGACGGAATTAAATAGTTCCTCCTCCTATCCGACGGCAGAGCCACCGAGCTGCAGCAATGTTAAGTCTATGTCGATGCAGCATTCTCAGCAACCCGGATTGCATTACGGAAGTAGTTTCTATAGTCAAACACCACCCTGGTCCGATACATCTGGTTACAGTGAACCGATTGGGTTTACGGGTGATAATTGCAAGAAGGCTTGTGACACATATCCGGTTCAGTTGTAG